The Etheostoma spectabile isolate EspeVRDwgs_2016 chromosome 9, UIUC_Espe_1.0, whole genome shotgun sequence DNA segment CTAGGATTGCTGTTTGTTTGTATACTAGACTGCTCCATAAATAAATACTGCACTATCTGCTACAAGGCTGAAATGATACAGTCAAACTTAttcattcctgtttttttcattaaataaaagaacaaactaATGCCACTCTACCTTGTGTTCTATCAGGACATATCaacataaccctaacccataaAACTTAAACTCATCTACTACAGTAGAGCTGAGACTACATGTATACAATGCCATGTTCTACAAACCTTGTTACTGTGTTGTTGTAgttcagcaaattaaatataaatggaAATTTGATATCAGTGATCTGAGATACATGTAGGCCTCTGAACACTGCCGACTGCTGCCCACATGCCTAGGCAGCACACAGACTGCCATGCAGTATCTTCACCTGACCTGAAGATTGCTCAGGATATTCATTCACGGAAACGGATACTTTATTCAGGACTTCTAAATAAATGTACTTGCTCCTCTATAATAAACTGTATCTGTAAAGTAGCAGACCGTGGGTTAGATGGAACACACTGGGACATTTTAGCTCCTGACCCAACAATACAGGTAGCAACATGCATAAATAGCCCCACACTGTACACCATTAGCCACTGTTGTACGTCATTCAATTATCAAACCAAAACTAAATATTCTTTAAGCCAAGCTAACAGTTTGTATACAACAAAATCCAATAATATAGATATTTCAAACACAGCAATCATTTTACAttagtatgtactgtacatgcaagGGTATTACATACAGTACGTCCGTGTGCCAATCAGAATTTAGCAACATCTGAATAGGAATCTGATGATAGTGGTTAGATAGTGGTTTGGTCACTATGACTATTTAGTCATGAATATCAATGTTTTCAGGggctttaaatacattttgatgatGTTTCCTCTGTGCtgtaatatattgttttatatattttgaatgcaggacctttaatggagtttgtttacattgtgatttgtctacttttacttaagtataaaATCTGAACACTTCTTTTACTACTGTCTATGTGCCCATAAGGTGTTGAATCCACAGATTCACAGAAATGGTCATCCAGACAAACAGTGCCCCCCTGAGTTGGAAAGTGAACACTGCTTTTACTCATCTGGGCATTTGGATTTCtttgtactgtaaaataaaattcagAAAATCAAGATAAAGGTATCAAATACCTTTACTAAGcagttattttttatgaaaagctgaagtgggattttttttccactgtattTTGTACCCATGGTGACAAAAACAGCGGGAATTCTATAACTTTGATTAAATTTAGGAAGCAACAGTCATttagagagaagagaagacacatggttgctttcaaaataaaaataataataactgaaaATCAAAATTAATTTAAGAATTTGAAAAGCTGGAGCTTTCAAAAGTCTTTCTCAGCAGACAGAGTTTGTCTACCAAGTTCAATGACCAAAATGGTGTGACTTTTATTAAAACAGTTCCAAAAGCATTCATTTGAACACATACTGATCCTAGATGTTATGTAGGCTACTTTACTTCCTGCACCCAGGATCCACTGACAAAACAATATGTCGTCAGCCAGCAATTAAGAATGACAAAATCAGGGACAAACACGGAGTGAACAGCAGTGTGTACTGTGTTTGCTTTGTGGCTTTTGTCTAAGGCTTTCATCACACAGCAATACAGAAAGCAAACCTGAGCAGCAGATGTTGGCTAAATCCCACCGTTCAAACACGCTTCTGTCCCTATTCATCGTAAATCAGGACTTGAGCTGCTCCTTTAGTTAGGCTGTCTGGCAGGAGCAGGAAGTCAGTGATTGTACTTCTATTATATTGTATTCTATTATATGTGCaaacgtgggggggggggggggggtgcctttGAATCCTTTGTGTTTACAGAGAGGAGCAATATTAAGCAATCATGGAAAGGCATTCCTGATCCTTGTGCTTCTCCTACAACAGGCTCCTCCATTTAATTAGGAGGTATGGTCAACATGCGTCACAGgtggatttatttttcttatataCTGTCAAATCCCAATGAGACTCAGACCAGTGCCAAATGTTTATCTGACATCAAATCAAATTTAGAGGAAGCTAGCAGTCAATTTTCTGcaataactacaaataataaATCACATCTTTGTTGACCTTATCCCAAATCATACTGTTGTGATGTACACTACGATGCCAGTCTATTATCTTTGCAGCAACCTGTCTTGATGTTCGAGTGATGAACTCccaaagacaaaaatacaaacattaacGTCCATAAAATTGGATTTAAATACTCCAGTAAAATTAAATTGGAAACCAATAGCTGCTGGGAAGGTGGGGGGGAACCATAATTCAACAATCTATAGCACAGCATGCTCTTAAGAATAGTTAGCAGTCATATGTGCTACAacataaagaaaacatattttcatttaagGAAATGAGACAAGCTCATCGTGAGACAGACTGGTTTACAGCTGTGATTCCCAACCAGTGGTACTTCTGCAGTTGCCAGGGGGTACACAGAAAAATTGTTGCCAACTATTGTAATTTGAAAATTTTGAAATTATGATTcaataaaaagaatatatacaaatattgaCATCAAGTCAACTAGAACACCTGAACACTACATGTTGCTGTTATGTAGTTAGCAAGCTGGCACAGAAGTTTAAACAGGTAGCTAAATTAATAAATGGTAGAAATAAATAGCTAAAAGTAACGGTTAAACAGTTATTGCCAAGTGCTGgacaaattattaaaatagttagctaaaagtaacgtTAGTGGATAGAGTATATGGTTAAAACATTCAGCTTCACTCTTAAGTTATAGTATCAGTATAGTAGTAGTATGATTGCTGAACACACCAACCTtaataatgacatttttgattGTATGAAAAACTTAACAATATCCAACATATTTGGAACATAAATTGTGAATTAATAAAGGGGTACGTGAGTTCATCCGGCCGAGCTGTGGAGATACCTCAGACCAAAAAGGTTTGAAACCATTGCTGTTACAGGTAGCAGGGACCTTAAAACGAGCTTTCAGCgaaattatttaaaagaaaaatcttttcaccattttccaaaatgttactGTATTATCAAATGCACGTGAATTGCTATTTCCATTGTATCACATACAATGTTCAGGGGCATATCCCCTCCTACAGTGCAGGAAATTAGGCAAATATTTCAGtaagtgtgtacgtgtgtaagTGGGTGGCAGAGCGTGCTTGATAAGCATAGACACATTCAGTAGACTTTCACTAGATTCCAAAACTATTCACAGGGCTCCCTGGTGTCATATTTTTGTGGTTGATCCAAAGCGTAACCACTTCtttgcaatttttattttattttacagaactgaaagtgttttttgtctgtctccTTCCATACAGTTGCACGTTTTCTGTGACCACACAGGAGTGCTTTGGTTTAATCCTATTACACGTCAAGCACAAAGGGAGATAAGAGGTTTATGTTGGGGTTTGTGACCGACTGaatctttctctctatctccctcGAGACACTGCAATCTACACATCGTCATTTTGATACTGCTTGCCATAGCTGCAACAGTGTCTATTGTGGAGCACTGAAAGACATATTGATAATAGGATTGCCTGTGAGGGCTgaggagacactgatgatgaaTGAAGATCAGGTGAATGACATAATCCAGAGATGGGTAAGTCAACAATATTCTATCACTGTAATACAATTTAGCTGAGGCAATCACATTTTtgaaattatatttataataattaagTGGTGCGGTGGGATCTTCAAGTGAAGGGAACTTTTGAAGTGTGCACTTTCAAGAAACAAATATACTACTACTATCAAACATACTAAATACTGGTAGCTTGGTCTGCATTGTAACTCATGCCATCCTAACGTGATGTAAAATTCaggaattaaattaaaattgttaaatactaatatatactatgtattatatttCCAGACACGCTGCTGCCTTCACACTTAAGCCATTAGATTGTGTTTACCGCTCAGTCAGCCCTGAGGTTTATTCCCGGCGATAATACAGTTCTCACCACTATATCCTCTATGATAGTGCTGGTTGGTCTTCTCTGACTGAGAGACGTAATAATTAGTCACTGGCTGGTTCTTTAATAATGGGCTcatcataatcataataataatgtatactttattgaatattacaatttttttcactGTTGTTAGAACACACAGGCTTAAAATGCACAGGTCCCTTACATACCATATGGAGAGCAGTGAGGTGGGTTTGGTGaattgctcaagagcaccttgccAGTGCCCAGGACATCAACTGGCCCCTCTCCAGCAACCAGTCAACACTGTACAGGGACTAGAACCTGGGACCCTCTGGTTCTGAACCCAAATCCCTACAGACTGACCTACTGCCACCACAAGCTCTCAAGTACCAGTACTGAACTTGCACAGACGGCAGCTAACTCATGGAAACTCTTGCAACGTGATCTAAAACCAATTATTTTCACATGGCTTGGACACTTTAGCATTTTATTTAAGAATTTCCACTATGGCCTGTAAGGGTAACTGTTTTAACTGATGTTTGTTGTGTATGattgtatttctattttaactggttttcttattgtttgtttgatgtATACTTGTTCATGTTCAGCATTTAAACTGAGGGTCTCCCTCAATTAAGTCTTAAATAACGGCttcaatgaatgaatggattTTTGTTTCTTATGGTTTATGCTGAGAATAAAAATCAGCTGACATATGGTGATTACTAACAGGTGCTCTGTCTCTATCTTATATTTAGCAAAATACTCCCGAAGAAGATTTGAAGCCAGAGGACTACCAGCAGTTTAAGGATTTTGGATCTGCCTGTCTCACCGAGGGTGAAAGTGCACAGcttctgacattttttcaggatgagAAAAACCAGGTACTTCTCCTCTGCCACCAACAAAACTGACAGAGACCGATCTGCTCTATCCTCTATCCTGACTTACAATAGTCACACCCTACACCTATCAAGGGACAAAGACACTCAGTGTTAATCTGTCATACAGCACTAACATACTCAGGTCCCCGAGCAGGCAGCTACAGTAGCTACTGAAGCGAACAGCAGCAGCCACTTCCCTGCTACCAGCCTATGCTAAACATCGACACGCAGGCAGCCACTACTCTGTGCCTGCTGGCCTCTTGACCTGGAGGAGCTGGGAGTGAACAAGCAGATATTCAGTTAGATTTCTCGCTCCAATGATAACCCTCTTCAAAAAAACACTGCCCTCCTCTAAGTGCCCTAGCATACATTTAGAAGCATGTGTCATTTCTTACTTATTCCTCTTACTGAGGCCAAAACAATCTAAGGGGGTTGAAATTATTGATTATAGAATGAGAAATCCCTAGCATTGGACGCGGTGATCGAGAATGAGACTTGGTCATGGAGggagatacttttttttttttttttttaaagccagagAATCTACCAATAAACGCTAAATGTCCATGatgtaatatgtacagtattctACGGTACGATTCTTTTCAGTGTGGCATTGGAGCCTCTTAAACTGTAGAAACAAAAATAGACAGCGTTCACTACATTTCAAGTTGATGATTGACCATTTCAGCTTAACATGcaataaagtataaaaagtataaaattaaataaacatgaatatTAAGTTCCCAATAATAAATGTGTGATAAATGAATATTCACTTTGGATTGTACCAAATTACATAATTCTTTCCAGGCAACTTTTGGGAAATTATTGGGAAATTAAAGTGTAACCCAAAATTACCCACATAGCTAATATGTACGATGTATGTTTTCTCTTGCACCTAGGGGATTGTGAAGTCTATGGGTTGGGTTCTAATGGCACCTCTTGTAAATGAAGCAGTTCAAAAAGAGAAGAGTCTCCATCACTGCCAGGCTGCCATCACACATCTGACCAGGGTAGGTACAAACAGTTCTTCTGTACAATGAGACCAGCTTCTTATACTTTAGGTTTAATGNNNNNNNNNNTGTTTAGACTTGTAGCCCAAATAAAATCATGCCCAGCTTGCTTGAACTGANNNNNNNNNNAGACATTGATCCAGGGGCCATTTCTGAGACCATCTTAACCCTTGTTCCACATCTTCAGACAGGTAACAGAACTCTTGATGCAATGCTATTACTTTTTTACACATCCTAAACCCGCACAGGAATACAGCACCAAAGTAACACTTTCGCTGACACCTGTAACTCTTGCATAATGTATGAAAGGAGTTAAGCTTAATGCTTCACAATATTAGGCATTATGCCAATAATCATATTACCTAACTTATCTCTGTGAGGTGTAAATGACATTCATGCAATTTAGTATCATACATGTAATTCCTAAAGACAAAGAGACATCTGCATTGTATGCAGGAATATAGCAACTTGTATAATGCAATTGAATTTACTTGAAAAGTCTTCCACCTTTCTACAAAATATGCACAACAAATATGTCTGGGAACATTATCAATCATGCAGCTCAATGGTTGTGCTAGTTGTCATACTCAGTTGCTAGTTTATTAGGTAGAGGAAAGTGGTTTCTGTTATTCAAATACCATCATTGATATACATGGGGTGGAAGAAATAATAACACCTGCCAGTTTAATGCATTACAATTCAACACAAACTGCTGCTTCCAAAATGATTATTAAGTAGAATCAACAACTTTCCAcaaaaatattaacattatGTCCTTAGGGATGATCTACTGTGGACTGTTGCAGTAGACTGCATTATATTTGGCTTTGTAGCCAATAAACTAACAACTTGTTGTAGGTCTTACTACATCTAGAAATGTTCATTGATGGTTTAATAAAAGGGGGGTTTGGCTTCCCCTGGTGTACATTTATGTTAACATCAACCTTGTGTCTTGAAAAGTGCTGCTTCAGCTGGATGACAACAAGGCAGCCTGTGTGGGCTTGGCTCTGACCGCCCTGCAAAAGCAGTTGTCCAGGCTGCCTGTGCCTTATACCCAGCAGCAAGAGGAAGCTGATGAGTATGGTCTGTGTCGCTGCTACAACGCCTTGGCTGTGTCTATGAAGCCATTCATCGAGGAGGTGAAGAGGAAAAATGAAAACTGCAATACCACGTCTGAGGATGAGGAgctgaggactgagcttctcaagttgtaggtttttcttttttgttttgctgaggCGGAGTAATGGGATGttatcaaattattatttaagaTTTTTCACTCGTTTGcagtttttctttgttcttttatCTTTCTTATTTACATATGTGTCAATCACTGTTCATTTTTACCTAAGTGCAGTTTTTGTTCTTGATAAAAGCTAGAAAAAACCCACTGAACATCACTTTCATTTTAGTATGAGGTTAAGATAGGAATCGTGGAGTAGaagaaatgttaaaacaatAGTGAAAGGCTTATGTATAAGGCTTTACTTACGTGCAGCTGCATGAGGAGCTTGAGGGAGCCCTTGCTCGAGGCTGAACTGAACCGGGACAAAAAATCATCCCTGTGGCTCTTTGCAACAGAAATAATggtcagtttttctttcttttctatcaATGGGAAAGCAGTCAAACAATGGATGGTGGTTCAAtgtgattttttaaattaaaacagtcAAATTCACTTTGCATCACTACAGGTCACACTATCTGCAATCCAAGAGTCTCTGTCAGAGCTCCTGTTCTTCAGCACTCTGAAAAAAAGCACCCAGACGGACAACAGTCAGTCCACGGAGTCGAGAGCTTGTCTGGCTTATCTACTGTTTGTCCAGCTCATCACCATCGACAGCTTTCCCGCAGTATTCAGGTGAAATACTGAAAATGATAATGCACATACACCATAACTCAGTGCTCATTTGTACTGTGATAAGACAAATAATTTACATTGTACTGTTTTCTGCTGTTCCAGTCCTGTATTTGTTCTTCAGTGCAACATGGAATACATCAATGAACTACTCAGTAGGTATGCTGTCGGTACAATATGAACTGAATATAGTTCTCCTTTTAAAAGGATTGAGTCTTTAGTGTAATCTGTAATGTTGTTTCTTTGACAGCAAAAATGAATCCTACTTGCTCAAAGGACTGGTAAGCCCCCACCAACatgtagaaaaagtcttagagaTGTGATCAGACATGAAAGCAGAAAACTGAGcttatttttctttgtcataatTGTCTGTTTTCACTCAGGCACTGTATGCAAAGAGCTTGGAGAGTGTGCAGGACAACAGCCTTCCAGTGAGTCTACTGGAACTGAAGAGCTTCTATAGTGTACCACAGGTAATAGAAGCATGCCACCAGCCTTAGTTTTCACACAAAATTAGCAATTTATCTGCAAGGGTCTGGTAAGGTACTGTATATATCAGTACAACTGACACACTGAGCAATTATTAGTGAGCACTGTTGACCATCGCATGCTGATCTGTAGATATAGTTAATTCAAATGAAAGATCTATATACCGGTAAGTTATTTTGACCAATCAGTGACTTGTGATATGCTGAAATTCACAGAACCTAAGGCACCTTCTTACTGACTGCCCAATGCAGCATTTGGTGAGTATACGATTATGCTTGAGAGGAATGTATTCTACATCTGTGTTATTCTGAAACTCATCAGTTTGGTAAactttttgactcttttttttaactctgctTTGCCAGAGAAAATCAGGACTACAGGTTTTACAGCTATTTATCAATAAATTAGATGCTGAAGCAAAGCACAAGTTCTTCAGGTGAGAATCATCAGAGAAGTaagaaatgtaacaaaatgttCAATGTCAACAGCACAAAAACATAAAGTACTGTAAATGCTTTCATAAACGTGTTGGGCTGTATGATCTCTGGACGAGACCGTGTGAATACAACACATATTTTTCACATGCTTACCTGTAAATTTGCTTTTATTACAATGTCAAAGTTATTTAGCATTTACCATATGTTGATGTTTATGTAATTCATACTAAATACTCACATTTTCTGAATATTTTATATAGTATTTTGAATACATCATTCCTAGTTTAAACTACAGCTGTCATTTTCCACCCATTTGTGCTCCAATCCACACAATTCCCTACTTCTCAATATTTTACAGTTAATGTGCTCTAGTGTTAAACCGTTACATTAGTTCATACAACTCCATTTGACAAATCTAACtatatattaaatgttttttttccaattttctttttttatattcttttagTATTTCTGCAGCTACATCTTATGCTGATCTAAAGTCTATCAACaaaattcatattttctgttGCAGGTGCATGTTTAAAACCAGCAACCATGCAGGAGTAGAGAGttacataataaaaaacatcaggaaTCAAGTTGAAATTTCTCTGAAGGTGAGTTAAACATAATAGACTTGGGCTTATAGACATCATATTACTATGTTTTAGAAGAATTTAGACGATCCTGCCTATGTATTTGACCTTCGTCTTAAATGCATAGGTGGTGTTTGCGCTGGTGATTTCATTTCAAGGCGTTAAATCTATGTTAACTCTCCTCCAGCCGGGTAATGCCAATGAGTGGTTCCTTGGTGAGGAGCTTCTCTCCTTGTTGGAATTGGTGTTGTATTTGCCACAAGGTGCTGAGACAGATTTGCTGAACAGTATGGATAGGTAAGTAACATGAACAATGGTTTAGCATATACAGACAGGCTTGCTCAATTATTTTCTTCTAAGGTCTACCCTTTCTAAATTTTCCAATTACTACAGATAACATAGATTTTGTCTTTGCCAAAGCATGCCACAAACTTCCCCAGTGGTCCTTCAGTGTCAGTCACCAAAGTCAGAggtttttgcctttatttgatCGTTACAGACCACATATATACAACAGTTGCAAGCTTGGGCAATGTATCTATGATGTTTTAACCAACGTAAAATATAGGGAAAACCACAAAAAATTAAGCCAAATAAATGTTGATTCTATGTGACTCAATCAAATTTAGATCTGATTAAGTTACAGACATCTGGgacctgttttctttttcaaacagcCTTCTTACAGTTCCGCTCTCCTACAGAGATTCTAAGACAAAATGTCTGTAATTGTGAGAACTGGGACACTTTTTCCAGATTAAGCCATTAAGCAATGCCCTGTCTTTGTTGATCCAGGATAATGGAGAATCTAAATCTTCTTCGCTACCTCCTTATTAAAGACACAGAACTAAGGAGAACTGTAAGTCCGTCTAATTCAACACTGACAGTGCTCTTCTGCCAAACAGCCTGATTAATGCACAAATGATGAAGACACTATACTCCTCCTACCTTCAGACAGGTGTGTGGGAAGAGCTGTGCAAGCTCAAAGATGAATACCTAAAAATACTCCGTGTGTGTATCAGCATTTCAAGAGGATACTATTCCGCTGAACTGAAGGCACTGAGGGAAGATCAAAAGCTAAAAGCAAAAGGTAGGCATTAGCTTCTACTCTATGTAACAACAGGCTattgaaataaaccttgttcAAACGGCGGTACAAACTCTTTATTTTCCTCCACAGAAGCCAGAGATGCTGCCAGATCCACCAGGTTAGGCAAAAGCATTACAGTGCAGCATGAGAAAGTGTCCAATATGTCCCCACAGGTCCAGCACCAGGTACAGAAACTTTCTTTCCTATTAACTATCATTTTGATTTTGGCCTATTTAAGACCAGCAAGCTGACTATTCTCTTGTGTCACAGGTGTTGCAGAGTGCTTTGGTGACATTTGACCTGATGGAGAGTCTTATAGTCCGTATCGAAGAGATTACAGAGGAAAAGCTGAAGATCCCAAACTAAATCACTTCTGGGTTATTTTTATACACacttttactttatttgctCTGTTTGGCTGACACAGAAACATGCATTGATTACAATTCTTTTATTCTCTATTccaaagttattgtaaacaaatgtaAAGCTCGTACTGTTAGAgcatcaaataaaacaacacaagtGTGTGAAGACATGCTGGATCATATGCTGAGCTTTATAGAATGTCTCTAAGCATCTCCCACACAGGACTGCTTTCAATGATGTGAGCCCGAGCCAGAGACATCCGGTCACGGATACTGTCTACATGGGGCTTACTGGTGGCCTGCAGACAAATGAGCCTGTGCTTAGTTCAAAGTGTTACAAGGAAACATCATCTAATTTATTATCTAGAATTACCAAATAACTTGTGTGCACAGCCTCTATCTTTACCTTGGCAATTGTCAACATTCCTTTGACAATCTCTGCATTGTTTCGCACAGGTAGGATTCTGAGATTGCTGCCAAAGAATCTGAAAGAcgaaaaagacaaataatttaaatcttCGAATCACAATGCCTTTGTAACCAGTGTCAGACAAGCAAACCAAGTTGGGTAGCACCCCTCAAGGTAACAACTTGGGAATGTGACTGAAACAACCACTAACACAGCCATGTATCTACCTCAGTTGAATCACCGACAAGATTTCCAGTTCCTTTTTCCCATTAAAGGGGGCATATAGAAGTAGAAAGCTGTTCCGGTGTACTTGCACAAATGTCTTTATCCTCTGAATAAGTCCAGATTCCTCAAAATGCTCTAGGAGGTCTTGAGGGTCAACCAAGAGAAATGCCGTACCTGGGCAAGTTGtaaattgttaaaaataaactaaacacaAAAATGCATTAGACAATGGTGCTTTACAGACATCTGCTGACAGGACGCTATACAGGCCTGAAAtccacattcaaacacacaacTGTCCACTAGGGCTCACCCACATCCCAAAGGCATAGCGCAGTCGTTGTTCTGTGGCTGTGACTTGAGGTTTAGCACATGCTGTGTATGCTGCGTTCTGTCAGCAGATGGCGGCAATGTAACTGGATGTAACGATGTtactttttgttaattttacttTACAGATTTTAAAGAATATTTGTGATCTGTGTTTTTAAGTTCTGAGGTAAGGATCCAAAAGCAGCCAAAGTAGTGTACTACTGTTttttctgaaaaattaatattgTAGGCTACTGGTGTAAACATGTAAGGCTAGGTTATTCTGAAAGGGCTCTATGCGGTGATAGAGACAATGTGAGATATGGGATTATATAACAGCAGAAACGGCAGCAGCTTCACCTGACAGAGGAAAAATAAAGGCTCCGGACTCAACACTGTCTGAAAATCGGATTCGGTGCTGCTGCGCGCTAATCATCCTGATTGTGTCATGGCTCtggtaaaacaaataaagacaaTTCAATTAACTTAGCTTCTCAATTCGGGAAAAACAAGACAAGTTTGGATCAGTGATATGTCACCAACTGTTTCTGACTGAATTGCGTTAAGCTAGCTACATAGCAAGCTAGCTCGATAGCAAGCTAGCAAAcccatcatttttttcattccgACATCTGAATCCAAAAAGGTTGTTATCCCCTACCGTTAACATTACCTGGAGTGACGTGctgattattattgttgttttccaCTGAGGAGTTGCTTCTTTGTTTGTTGCCATAACCCCCTGTTCGCTGTAGGGCAAATTAATAGTGCAGTCCTGAAAATGACATCCTCAAACTACCGTTAATGTCCTCGCGGTGCATTCGTACGAGACTGCCGCCTCTGTTTCTTGAACTTTCTAACATTTTCGTGGCTAACAATAAAACCAGTGTTGCcccttgtatttttttttttttatcaggcgAGTATGTTCGattaatatgatttttttgttgtggaCACATAACTAGTTCTGCTCATTTACAGtagctgttattgttttttgcatGATGAAATATCAGTCCACTTGTTGTAAGACATTTTAACTAGCTAGGTTAGTTTAACATTAATGAAAGCTCCACAACTCTCAGCAAGCCAACCCAATGAGCAAATATTAGTTAATGTGGTTATTGCACCTGTGCCACCAggtaaaaattacaaaattacaatAACACAACTTAAATCTGTGTATTCCCCACATGCCATTTCTCTATGACTTGACAGTGAGGaacaattcattttttcaagtaACACAAACCTTTATTTTCAATATGACACTAAATGCAAGCCATGTAGgccaatattgtttttctttaagaaacgtcagtcaaccatgttattaCAAGACTGCCAtgagaaagaaatgtttttttttcttactctaTATTCTTTTCTAGAGCTTCAAAGCAACAACACTTAAACAGTCAGACATACAAAAATATCAGCATGCAAAACAGCCCATTTGTGTCAAGAAACAGTCCACTGAGGGCATAATGGGGAATGCAAATAAACTGCTGCAAAGTCCAGAGTTCTGCAGAGTCCAGTAAAAGACATgtcaaaaagagagacagaacatgattataaattataataaattaaGACAAAGTTGATGTAAAGACATTTGAAGTTCACAGAGAAGGTGTCAACTGTCAGGCATGCTCTCCTCTGTGCAGTCAGTGATGTGTTTCCAGTTCCACGATGGTCCACTCCCCCTGTGGCGATGCAGCGTCTTCCGGGGAGAAGCTGGTGACCGTGATGCTAGTGGAGGAGTCCTCCATGGGCGAGATGAGCTCCGCCCAGCGTTTAAAGGTCTCCTTCTCTGGGGACAGGAAGGCCTGCGAGTCCAGGCAGTCACGTGACAGGGACAGTGTCTG contains these protein-coding regions:
- the LOC116695091 gene encoding glomulin, translating into MMNEDQVNDIIQRWQNTPEEDLKPEDYQQFKDFGSACLTEGESAQLLTFFQDEKNQGIVKSMGWVLMAPLVNEAVQKEKSLHHCQAAITHLTRTCSPNKIMPSLLELXXXXDIDPGAISETILTLVPHLQTVLLQLDDNKAACVGLALTALQKQLSRLPVPYTQQQEEADEYGLCRCYNALAVSMKPFIEEVKRKNENCNTTSEDEELRTELLKFCMRSLREPLLEAELNRDKKSSLWLFATEIMVTLSAIQESLSELLFFSTLKKSTQTDNSQSTESRACLAYLLFVQLITIDSFPAVFSPVFVLQCNMEYINELLSSKNESYLLKGLALYAKSLESVQDNSLPVSLLELKSFYSVPQNLRHLLTDCPMQHLRKSGLQVLQLFINKLDAEAKHKFFRCMFKTSNHAGVESYIIKNIRNQVEISLKPGNANEWFLGEELLSLLELVLYLPQGAETDLLNSMDRIMENLNLLRYLLIKDTELRRTTGVWEELCKLKDEYLKILRVCISISRGYYSAELKALREDQKLKAKEARDAARSTRLGKSITVQHEKVSNMSPQVQHQVLQSALVTFDLMESLIVRIEEITEEKLKIPN
- the LOC116695092 gene encoding uncharacterized protein C1orf146 homolog isoform X2, translated to MATNKEATPQWKTTIIISTSLQSHDTIRMISAQQHRIRFSDSVESGAFIFPLSGTAFLLVDPQDLLEHFEESGLIQRIKTFVQVHRNSFLLLYAPFNGKKELEILSVIQLRFFGSNLRILPVRNNAEIVKGMLTIAKATSKPHVDSIRDRMSLARAHIIESSPVWEMLRDIL
- the LOC116695092 gene encoding uncharacterized protein C1orf146 homolog isoform X1, encoding MATNKEATPQWKTTIIISTSLQVMLTSHDTIRMISAQQHRIRFSDSVESGAFIFPLSGTAFLLVDPQDLLEHFEESGLIQRIKTFVQVHRNSFLLLYAPFNGKKELEILSVIQLRFFGSNLRILPVRNNAEIVKGMLTIAKATSKPHVDSIRDRMSLARAHIIESSPVWEMLRDIL